A single window of Phycisphaerae bacterium DNA harbors:
- a CDS encoding prepilin-type N-terminal cleavage/methylation domain-containing protein, translating into MTAGRAGSTRRSLRAGQTAGRARPALRRGFTLLEVLLALSLFVLLAAMAWPLMQGQLVAAELPESASRLRSLLYMTRSSAMLEHRRHRVRFSPGEQQPVIEVEPDPIIEPGLWVPAYYDWAEEPALLADIEVHRVLPGRPAYMRPVSVSEEGVVDPLEAEPVAEEETSAVESTSAKLQAARSDGMGGQEIEIDELRPIILFEADGSAEWATLVLSRIAPTEELPEEEPQSWVVLDGRTGLATIRDAVTQKQLNDPTFYVQREKLEIPDVTAPEDMTLTIPADGTGQKGADDSSQAAVDPSSGQQEIGNLPPIDPTALQQGQPPQDAAADPNAPQSADDALAQLEKELADSNLSDEEKEEIRRAFQEAQPKQSDTDGKSPS; encoded by the coding sequence ATGACCGCGGGTAGGGCGGGTTCCACCCGCCGAAGTTTGCGCGCCGGTCAAACGGCGGGCAGAGCCCGCCCTGCGTTGCGCCGAGGCTTTACGCTCCTTGAAGTGCTGCTGGCGCTGTCGCTGTTCGTCCTGCTTGCGGCGATGGCGTGGCCGCTCATGCAGGGCCAACTTGTCGCGGCGGAGTTGCCTGAATCCGCCTCGCGGCTCCGTTCGCTCCTCTACATGACGCGATCGTCGGCGATGCTGGAACATCGGCGCCACCGCGTCCGATTCAGCCCCGGCGAACAGCAACCTGTTATCGAGGTCGAGCCCGATCCCATCATCGAGCCGGGCCTGTGGGTGCCCGCTTATTACGATTGGGCCGAGGAACCCGCGCTACTGGCGGATATCGAGGTGCATCGCGTCCTGCCGGGTCGGCCCGCCTACATGCGCCCGGTTTCCGTCTCGGAAGAGGGGGTGGTCGATCCGCTCGAGGCCGAGCCCGTCGCTGAAGAAGAGACCTCCGCTGTCGAATCTACGTCCGCGAAGTTGCAGGCGGCCCGCTCCGATGGCATGGGCGGCCAGGAGATCGAGATCGACGAGCTTCGGCCGATCATCCTCTTCGAGGCCGACGGCTCGGCGGAATGGGCCACCCTTGTTCTCTCTCGAATCGCGCCTACGGAGGAGTTGCCCGAGGAAGAGCCGCAGTCCTGGGTGGTCCTTGACGGCCGTACGGGCTTGGCGACGATTCGCGACGCCGTCACCCAGAAGCAACTGAACGACCCCACCTTTTATGTCCAGCGGGAGAAGCTCGAAATCCCGGATGTGACCGCACCGGAAGACATGACGCTGACCATCCCCGCGGATGGGACCGGCCAGAAGGGGGCCGACGATTCATCGCAGGCTGCGGTCGATCCGTCATCGGGACAACAGGAGATTGGCAACCTCCCACCCATCGATCCGACGGCGCTCCAGCAAGGCCAACCTCCGCAGGACGCCGCCGCCGACCCCAACGCCCCTCAATCCGCTGACGACGCCCTGGCCCAGCTTGAGAAGGAACTGGCCGATTCCAACCTCTCGGACGAGGAAAAAGAGGAGATTCGCCGTGCCTTTCAGGAAGCCCAACCCAAACAGAGCGACACGGACGGCAAGTCGCCGTCATAG
- the gspG gene encoding type II secretion system major pseudopilin GspG has protein sequence MKKNTYTRRAAGRRGFTLLEILLVVGLLALLAAFVVPALTTQSDKAKVDLAKAAIGPNGPLSQAINLFKVNTGMYPEELKYLLEKPSDDDIAKKWAGPYIENESGLKDPWDNEYQYNANGQHNEGKYDLWSNGPDNREGTEDDVVNWKTDR, from the coding sequence ATGAAAAAGAACACGTACACACGAAGAGCGGCGGGGCGGCGGGGTTTCACCCTTCTGGAAATCCTCCTGGTCGTCGGATTGCTCGCCCTCCTGGCGGCGTTTGTCGTGCCGGCGCTGACCACGCAGAGCGACAAAGCCAAGGTCGATCTGGCGAAGGCGGCGATCGGTCCGAATGGTCCCTTGAGCCAGGCCATCAACCTGTTCAAGGTAAACACGGGAATGTACCCGGAGGAACTCAAGTACCTTCTGGAAAAGCCCAGCGACGACGACATCGCCAAGAAGTGGGCCGGTCCGTACATCGAGAACGAAAGCGGCCTGAAGGACCCGTGGGACAACGAGTACCAGTACAACGCCAATGGCCAACACAACGAAGGTAAGTACGATTTGTGGAGCAATGGTCCCGACAACCGCGAAGGCACCGAAGACGACGTAGTGAATTGGAAGACGGATCGATGA
- a CDS encoding type II secretion system F family protein produces the protein MPSFTYTARNAEGKTVSGVLTADNQQQVLRSLDEQLLFPVDVREGGKASRGAGGRKRKVKGAKVAVLYSQFADLLRAGVPALRSLDVLHKQTSNAVFKEILREVREDLSSGQTLADAMSKHPNAFNPLHVSMIRAGEKGGFLEDVLARIAVFTERQNELRNKLLGAMLYPALLMGVGTCIIIFILVVIVPKVRSFLRGELPPLTKLVFAFCDFLQANGTAVAGVLAVVVIATIALIRSERGRMAMDKFSLKAPMMGKIITLVAICRFCRILGTLLHNGVPILQALKISRDSAGNRLLMEVVDESIEGVRKGTSLAAPLGRSGLFPLDIVDMIAVGEESNNLENVLVTIADSYEARTGRQIDLMVRFLEPILLIIMAVVVAVIAIALLLPILTMSAGAT, from the coding sequence ATGCCCAGCTTCACCTACACCGCCCGCAACGCCGAAGGCAAGACCGTCAGCGGTGTACTGACCGCCGATAACCAGCAGCAGGTCCTCCGCTCGCTGGACGAGCAGCTTCTGTTTCCGGTCGATGTCCGCGAGGGGGGCAAGGCGAGTCGGGGCGCCGGCGGGCGGAAGCGGAAGGTCAAGGGGGCGAAGGTCGCCGTTCTGTATTCGCAGTTCGCGGATTTGCTGCGGGCGGGCGTGCCCGCGCTGCGGTCGCTGGATGTGCTGCACAAGCAGACGTCGAACGCCGTGTTCAAGGAGATCCTGCGGGAGGTTCGCGAGGACCTGTCCAGCGGCCAGACGCTGGCGGACGCGATGTCCAAACATCCCAACGCCTTCAATCCGCTGCATGTATCGATGATCCGCGCGGGGGAGAAGGGCGGATTTCTGGAGGATGTGCTCGCCCGCATCGCCGTTTTCACCGAGCGGCAAAACGAACTGCGCAACAAGCTTCTCGGCGCGATGCTGTATCCCGCCCTGCTGATGGGCGTGGGGACGTGCATCATCATCTTCATTCTCGTGGTGATCGTGCCGAAGGTGCGTTCGTTTCTTCGCGGTGAACTGCCGCCGCTAACCAAGCTGGTTTTCGCTTTTTGCGATTTTCTCCAGGCGAACGGGACGGCCGTGGCGGGCGTATTGGCGGTTGTCGTGATTGCGACCATCGCGCTGATCCGCAGCGAGCGTGGGCGGATGGCGATGGACAAGTTCTCGCTGAAGGCGCCGATGATGGGCAAGATCATCACGCTGGTGGCGATCTGCCGGTTCTGCCGAATTCTGGGAACCCTTTTACACAACGGCGTGCCGATCCTTCAGGCGCTGAAGATCAGCCGCGACTCGGCGGGCAATCGGCTGCTGATGGAAGTGGTCGACGAGTCCATTGAGGGCGTGCGTAAAGGGACGTCCCTGGCCGCGCCGCTGGGCAGGAGCGGGCTGTTTCCGCTGGATATCGTGGACATGATCGCCGTCGGCGAGGAGAGTAATAACCTGGAGAATGTGCTCGTCACCATCGCCGATTCGTACGAGGCCCGGACGGGGCGGCAGATCGACCTGATGGTGCGGTTCCTGGAGCCAATTTTGCTGATCATCATGGCGGTGGTCGTGGCGGTCATCGCGATTGCGCTGCTGTTGCCGATCCTGACCATGAGCGCCGGGGCGACTTAA
- a CDS encoding sodium-dependent transporter, with translation MAQSKEQWGSRLGMILAVAGSAVGLGNFLRFPGTAAANGGGAFMIPYFCALIFLGIPICWAEWAMGKYGGQHGFNSAPAIFGLLGRRSIWRYLGVLGLIIPVIIYMYYVLIESWCMGYAMSYLMGWIDLGGDSGQYATKSVDYFNSFVGANQDGLMLDGRVHISVVVWLIVFAVNFYFIYRGLSGGIEKFCTYAMPLMALCAIIVLIRVLTLGTPDPSKPEFSVMKGLGFMWNPKPLAGDTSWYEALANPKVWMNAAGQIFFSLSVGFGVIINYASYLKRKDDVVLSGLTASATNEFFEVCLGGLITIPAAFVFLGAAGASQTGTFSLGFHTLPIVFQHMPGGRLFGFLWFFMLFLAAITSSLSMLQPAIAFLEEALGIGRRASVALLGFVTGLGSLFVIFFSKDLKSLIFLDDTIGTIAIVVLAAVQTLLFGWVFGVKRGVQFAHEGAELRLPRFFPFVIRYVTPAYLLIMLGLFFYNDFKKYVDQIRSDNVVALSFALVVVVTVFLLVLINIGGRRWKAETKDTGRLPAEARS, from the coding sequence ATGGCGCAATCCAAAGAACAGTGGGGCAGCCGGCTGGGGATGATCCTCGCGGTCGCCGGTTCGGCCGTCGGGCTCGGAAACTTTCTGAGGTTTCCCGGAACGGCGGCAGCGAACGGCGGCGGGGCGTTCATGATCCCTTACTTCTGCGCGCTGATCTTCCTCGGCATCCCGATCTGCTGGGCCGAGTGGGCGATGGGCAAGTACGGCGGGCAGCACGGCTTCAATTCCGCCCCGGCGATCTTCGGCCTGCTCGGGCGCCGTTCGATCTGGCGTTATCTCGGCGTGTTGGGATTGATCATCCCCGTCATCATCTACATGTACTACGTTCTGATCGAATCGTGGTGCATGGGATACGCCATGAGTTATCTCATGGGTTGGATCGATCTCGGAGGCGATTCGGGCCAGTACGCGACGAAGAGCGTCGACTATTTCAATTCATTCGTCGGAGCCAATCAGGATGGGCTGATGCTCGACGGCCGGGTGCACATCAGCGTCGTCGTGTGGCTGATCGTTTTCGCGGTGAACTTTTATTTCATCTACCGCGGATTGTCCGGCGGGATCGAGAAGTTCTGCACGTATGCGATGCCGCTTATGGCACTTTGTGCCATCATCGTACTGATCCGCGTTTTGACGCTGGGTACTCCCGATCCGAGCAAGCCCGAGTTCAGCGTCATGAAAGGGCTCGGCTTCATGTGGAATCCGAAACCCCTGGCAGGCGATACGAGCTGGTATGAAGCGCTGGCAAATCCAAAAGTCTGGATGAACGCCGCCGGTCAAATCTTCTTCAGCCTGTCCGTCGGGTTCGGCGTGATCATTAATTATGCAAGCTATCTCAAGCGCAAGGACGATGTGGTTCTATCCGGGCTTACGGCGTCGGCGACCAATGAGTTTTTCGAGGTTTGTCTCGGCGGATTGATCACCATTCCGGCGGCGTTTGTGTTCCTTGGTGCCGCCGGGGCATCACAGACGGGCACATTTTCGCTGGGCTTCCATACCCTGCCGATCGTATTTCAACACATGCCCGGTGGGCGGCTGTTCGGGTTTCTCTGGTTCTTTATGTTGTTCCTGGCGGCGATTACGAGTTCGCTTTCCATGCTGCAGCCCGCCATCGCTTTTCTCGAAGAAGCGCTGGGTATCGGCCGACGCGCCTCGGTCGCACTGCTGGGATTTGTGACCGGGCTGGGCTCGCTCTTCGTGATCTTTTTCAGCAAGGACCTGAAGTCCCTCATCTTCCTCGATGACACCATCGGGACGATCGCGATCGTCGTCCTCGCTGCCGTGCAAACGCTGCTCTTTGGTTGGGTTTTCGGAGTGAAGCGCGGGGTCCAGTTCGCGCACGAGGGCGCGGAGCTACGCCTGCCTCGGTTCTTCCCGTTTGTCATCCGATACGTTACGCCGGCGTATCTCCTGATCATGCTCGGCTTGTTTTTCTACAACGATTTCAAGAAATACGTCGATCAAATCCGTTCCGACAATGTTGTGGCGCTATCATTTGCCCTCGTCGTCGTTGTGACGGTGTTCCTGCTCGTGTTGATCAACATCGGCGGGCGGCGATGGAAGGCGGAGACCAAGGACACGGGTCGTTTACCGGCGGAGGCGCGATCATGA
- a CDS encoding Na+/H+ antiporter NhaC family protein, producing MALTSLVVLIAFLPFLVPVSQTTTAPAAPPLPEDLYGLWTVAPAIVAIGMAILLRQVFPAMIMGILTASAMVMYCLPPEAKFGGANGFVTAARLAIERYLVGAIADPSHSGTADPARMMTVLASLTISGMVAVIHANGGTAAMVRAVSGLARTRRRGQLTTFLAGLVVFFDDYSNCLIIGPTMRPITDRLRISREKLSFILDATAAPVASLALFGTWITTEVSFIQTGLDQLKSDGHLPAFLADVGAYEAFVRSLPYRYYAIFTLVLVFLLGWTGRDFGPMRKAEEREAARATPFQEEHRITAHDRAKWWYAGLPVGGLVVATVLILFLTGWYGSAEPRTMADILKNVNAYAAILYGAIISVLLAIGLSVATRSLTFMRSLESMMEGVQRVIPAIAILIFAWALSDSMRDLHLGQVAVRELKSHQFSPHLLPLMIFVAACIVSFATGTSWGTMGILCPVAVLLAGHLATDLARDDALTLFYGSVGSVLAGAVFGDHCSPISDTTVLSALASECSLEAHVWTQLPYAVTAALMEIVAGDLLCGWLGAPAWVGLLTGSAGLVVIVYAIGRPIRERAAVVA from the coding sequence GTGGCCCTCACGTCGCTGGTCGTCCTCATCGCATTTCTACCGTTTCTCGTTCCAGTTTCGCAAACGACGACCGCCCCGGCCGCGCCGCCATTGCCGGAGGATCTTTACGGCCTGTGGACGGTCGCGCCGGCGATTGTCGCGATCGGCATGGCCATCCTCCTGCGCCAGGTCTTCCCCGCGATGATCATGGGCATCCTCACGGCGTCGGCGATGGTGATGTACTGCCTGCCGCCGGAGGCGAAGTTCGGCGGGGCCAACGGGTTCGTGACGGCCGCGCGGTTGGCGATTGAGCGTTATCTCGTCGGGGCGATTGCCGATCCTTCGCACAGTGGGACGGCCGATCCGGCGAGGATGATGACGGTTCTGGCCAGCCTGACGATTTCCGGCATGGTCGCGGTCATTCACGCGAACGGCGGGACGGCGGCGATGGTCCGCGCGGTCAGCGGATTGGCCCGCACTCGCCGTCGCGGGCAGCTTACGACGTTCCTGGCCGGGCTGGTCGTGTTTTTCGATGACTACTCGAACTGCCTGATCATCGGTCCGACGATGCGGCCGATTACCGATCGGTTGCGGATCAGCCGGGAGAAGCTGTCGTTCATCCTCGATGCCACGGCGGCGCCGGTGGCATCGCTCGCGCTGTTCGGGACGTGGATCACGACCGAAGTGAGCTTCATTCAGACGGGGCTCGATCAACTCAAGTCGGATGGGCATCTGCCGGCGTTCCTGGCGGATGTCGGGGCGTACGAGGCGTTCGTGCGGAGCTTGCCGTATCGCTACTACGCCATCTTCACGCTGGTGCTCGTGTTTCTCTTGGGGTGGACCGGCCGCGATTTCGGTCCCATGCGCAAGGCCGAGGAGCGCGAGGCGGCGCGGGCGACGCCCTTTCAAGAGGAGCATCGGATCACGGCTCACGACCGCGCGAAGTGGTGGTACGCGGGCCTGCCGGTCGGCGGCCTCGTTGTGGCAACCGTCCTCATCCTGTTCCTGACGGGTTGGTACGGGTCCGCGGAGCCGCGGACGATGGCCGACATTCTGAAAAACGTCAACGCCTACGCGGCGATTCTCTATGGGGCAATCATCTCGGTGTTGTTGGCTATCGGTCTCAGCGTGGCCACAAGGTCTCTCACGTTCATGCGATCGCTGGAGTCGATGATGGAGGGCGTCCAGCGCGTCATCCCTGCGATCGCCATCCTGATCTTCGCGTGGGCGCTCTCGGACAGCATGAGGGACCTTCACTTAGGGCAGGTAGCGGTCCGCGAGTTGAAGTCGCATCAGTTCTCACCGCACCTCCTGCCGCTCATGATCTTCGTCGCCGCCTGCATCGTTTCCTTTGCGACGGGAACATCGTGGGGGACGATGGGTATCCTTTGTCCGGTCGCCGTCCTCCTGGCTGGGCATCTGGCCACCGACCTTGCCAGGGACGACGCGCTCACGCTATTCTACGGCTCCGTGGGAAGTGTTCTGGCAGGCGCGGTCTTTGGCGATCATTGTTCTCCCATCAGCGACACGACCGTCTTGTCGGCGTTGGCCTCGGAATGCAGCCTGGAGGCGCACGTCTGGACGCAATTGCCCTATGCCGTGACCGCGGCACTGATGGAGATCGTGGCGGGCGATTTGCTTTGCGGCTGGCTGGGCGCGCCGGCGTGGGTCGGGCTCCTGACGGGCAGCGCGGGCCTGGTCGTCATCGTGTATGCGATCGGGCGACCGATTCGCGAGCGGGCGGCGGTGGTCGCGTGA
- a CDS encoding acyl-CoA dehydrogenase family protein, whose product MDFSLSPSQQAAKDEAIEFAQRELTTGDVDPVFDRDGWKKCRAIGAMGITAPTDYGGRGQTLNEFVAAMEGLGYGCRRMGLLTAIGAHVFGVVEPLCVAGTDEQKKKFLRKLATGEWVGAHSVTEPQAGSDLMSFTTTAALKNDHYIINGKKRYTTCGAGADLHVVYAKMDDPTRYRLSCFLIEPGTSGMTVRPLPAVGLTGSGLSEVTYEDVKVPVANILGKPGAGAMLFQGSIERERACIFGAALGSMQREIELAITYANERVVAGKPIAGHQAISHRIADMKVRHEASRLLLYQVTALKSANKRAPLEAAIAKLFVSESFVQNSLDLIRIHGGNGFVNEGGVESFLRDSLGGIIYSGTNDIQRNIIAAGLGLRG is encoded by the coding sequence ATGGACTTCAGCCTCTCACCCTCTCAACAAGCCGCCAAGGACGAAGCCATTGAATTCGCCCAGCGCGAACTAACGACGGGCGACGTCGATCCCGTTTTCGACCGCGACGGCTGGAAAAAATGCCGCGCGATCGGTGCGATGGGCATCACCGCCCCCACCGACTACGGCGGTCGCGGGCAGACCCTCAACGAATTCGTCGCCGCCATGGAGGGGCTGGGCTACGGCTGTCGCCGCATGGGCCTGCTCACGGCGATCGGCGCGCACGTCTTCGGCGTCGTCGAGCCGCTCTGCGTCGCCGGGACCGATGAGCAAAAGAAAAAGTTCCTCCGCAAGCTGGCGACCGGCGAATGGGTCGGGGCCCACAGCGTGACCGAGCCGCAGGCCGGCTCCGACCTGATGAGCTTCACGACCACCGCGGCGCTGAAGAATGATCACTACATCATCAACGGCAAGAAGCGGTACACCACCTGCGGCGCGGGGGCTGATCTGCATGTCGTCTATGCCAAAATGGACGACCCGACGCGCTATCGCCTCTCCTGCTTCCTCATCGAACCCGGCACGTCGGGCATGACGGTCCGACCACTGCCCGCCGTCGGGCTGACCGGGTCGGGCCTCTCCGAAGTGACCTATGAAGACGTGAAAGTCCCGGTCGCGAACATCCTCGGCAAGCCCGGCGCGGGGGCGATGCTCTTCCAGGGCTCCATCGAACGCGAGCGGGCCTGCATCTTCGGCGCGGCCCTCGGCTCCATGCAGCGCGAAATCGAACTCGCCATCACCTACGCCAACGAACGCGTCGTCGCCGGCAAACCGATCGCCGGTCACCAGGCGATCTCCCACCGCATCGCGGACATGAAAGTCCGCCATGAGGCGTCGCGACTCCTGCTCTACCAGGTGACGGCGCTGAAATCGGCCAACAAGCGCGCCCCGCTCGAAGCGGCGATCGCCAAGCTCTTCGTGAGCGAATCGTTCGTGCAGAACAGCCTCGACCTCATCCGCATCCACGGCGGCAACGGCTTCGTGAACGAAGGCGGCGTGGAGAGCTTTCTCCGCGACAGCCTCGGCGGCATCATCTACAGCGGCACCAACGACATCCAGCGCAACATCATCGCGGCGGGGCTGGGGCTTCGCGGCTGA
- a CDS encoding proprotein convertase P-domain-containing protein, producing MASLAVTPPGPGCTEITATFTNSTPVVISGGDEPVVTSTITVSAAGAYLWDLDVTTNLTHSNCTDLDITLMSPAGTIVTLTTDNGGGNDNIFNGTIWDDDANPGGIVPYDDNDGMVTDSSFVDGTTGTPLTPEEPLGAFIGEDPNGVWTLTISDDENSNGGVLDNWNLAVSTLPSAPTDTVASFENAADLNILDESAVNSQIHALGLSNRICKVRVVTHMKHTFFGDLVIGLTSPSGTIVTLSSENGEGLDNVFDGTQWDDDANPAGQVPYDNNDGLVTDHLYVDLTTATPLCPEEPFAAFIGEDPNGIWTLTIGDVAAGDIGVLEDWTLEITTCTYPDADGDGVGDPCDECAEGDDSLDGDGDGIPDACDPFSFCGTGTGIMLPFMVLSFGMMRRSIRRRF from the coding sequence GTGGCATCGTTGGCCGTCACGCCACCGGGGCCGGGTTGCACTGAAATCACCGCCACCTTCACAAACTCGACGCCGGTGGTGATTTCCGGCGGCGACGAGCCCGTCGTCACTTCCACGATCACAGTCTCCGCCGCCGGCGCCTATCTCTGGGATCTCGATGTCACGACCAACCTGACCCACAGCAACTGCACCGACTTGGACATCACGCTCATGTCCCCGGCGGGGACGATCGTCACGTTGACGACCGACAATGGCGGCGGCAATGACAATATCTTCAACGGCACCATCTGGGACGACGACGCCAATCCCGGCGGCATCGTTCCCTATGACGACAACGATGGCATGGTCACTGACTCGTCGTTTGTGGATGGGACGACCGGGACTCCGCTGACTCCCGAAGAACCGCTGGGCGCGTTCATCGGCGAAGACCCCAACGGCGTCTGGACCCTGACGATCAGTGATGATGAAAACTCCAACGGCGGTGTTCTTGACAATTGGAACCTCGCCGTGAGCACGCTCCCCTCGGCGCCGACGGATACCGTCGCGTCATTCGAAAACGCCGCCGACCTTAACATCCTCGATGAGTCCGCAGTCAATTCCCAGATCCACGCCCTCGGCCTGAGCAATCGAATCTGCAAGGTTCGCGTCGTCACTCATATGAAACATACGTTCTTCGGCGACCTCGTCATCGGACTCACGTCGCCTTCTGGGACGATTGTGACCCTCTCTTCGGAGAACGGCGAAGGACTCGACAACGTTTTTGACGGAACCCAATGGGACGACGATGCCAATCCCGCCGGCCAGGTTCCCTATGACAACAACGATGGCTTGGTCACCGATCATCTGTATGTCGATCTCACGACCGCCACCCCTTTGTGCCCGGAGGAGCCCTTTGCCGCTTTCATCGGTGAAGATCCGAACGGCATTTGGACGTTGACGATCGGGGACGTGGCGGCCGGCGACATCGGCGTCCTTGAAGATTGGACATTGGAGATCACCACCTGCACCTACCCCGACGCTGACGGGGACGGCGTGGGCGATCCCTGCGATGAGTGCGCCGAGGGCGACGACTCGCTGGATGGAGACGGCGATGGGATTCCCGACGCCTGCGATCCGTTCAGCTTCTGCGGCACGGGCACCGGCATCATGTTGCCGTTCATGGTCCTGAGCTTCGGGATGATGCGCCGCTCGATACGCCGTCGCTTCTAA